From Bacteriovorax sp. BAL6_X, the proteins below share one genomic window:
- a CDS encoding MarC family protein, whose amino-acid sequence MEISIMVSFFVALLSVVNPIGALPMFMGLTKNLSKTQRRSMVRVCSIAVFVTLIISLFIGKKILSFFGISIGAFTVGGGILIFSMATSMINAKDVESKLTQEEMDDDSIREVGIVPLAIPLLAGPGAISTTIIYAQNLTSPLDWALSIPIIFLAVLCIYIALINANRISEKVGQLGVNVTTRVMGLFLLAMSVEMITNGLASILPILKAKL is encoded by the coding sequence ATGGAAATTAGTATCATGGTCTCTTTCTTTGTTGCATTATTATCTGTCGTAAACCCAATTGGAGCACTTCCAATGTTTATGGGACTTACAAAAAACCTTTCAAAAACACAAAGAAGAAGTATGGTTCGAGTCTGCTCAATAGCAGTATTTGTTACATTAATCATTTCCCTATTTATTGGAAAAAAAATCTTATCATTCTTCGGTATCTCAATTGGTGCCTTCACTGTAGGAGGGGGGATTCTAATCTTCTCAATGGCAACTTCCATGATCAATGCTAAAGATGTTGAGTCTAAACTAACTCAAGAAGAAATGGATGATGATTCAATTCGAGAAGTCGGAATTGTTCCACTTGCAATTCCGCTACTGGCCGGCCCAGGTGCTATTTCAACAACCATCATCTATGCTCAAAATTTAACTTCTCCATTAGATTGGGCCTTAAGTATTCCAATTATTTTCTTGGCCGTTCTTTGTATTTACATTGCACTCATTAATGCCAATCGTATTAGTGAGAAAGTTGGCCAACTAGGTGTTAATGTCACAACACGAGTCATGGGACTCTTCCTTCTAGCAATGTCAGTAGAGATGATAACAAATGGACTGGCTTCAATTCTACCAATTCTAAAGGCCAAACTTTAG
- a CDS encoding tRNA nucleotidyltransferase/poly(A) polymerase, which yields MIKKYDLANIPNSIQLFIRKSWEKGFRLCLVGGNVRDWYLGKQSTDFDFEIRHLQKIEGEAWIDYLTENFPEANYIGMGVFRIKLGEAEIEFSSPRLEEFNDEIGHKNFTPKFSSILSYEQSFKRRDIRINAIGAQFSVVDDRIEIDIIDPFGGLADIENKKINYINADFFNDPVRLLRTIRFSINTGFVINEDENFSKFDLRKISSHYLKYESSKCNDCQQFVETFVSLVKRHHIKLPQALSEIVHLDENYFINDMNSIEEVVMYNNAGFSEELYAFFAIKKNQYKKVLNFINARNALLKKDLIELRINFINAMAGLGNDSRLKHYDLFIKLKDKLSMHRSKDSRNKAIKAIAESELGKKLLNK from the coding sequence ATGATAAAGAAGTATGACCTTGCAAATATTCCAAACTCCATACAGCTATTTATTAGAAAGAGTTGGGAAAAAGGTTTTAGGCTTTGCCTTGTTGGAGGCAATGTTAGAGATTGGTATCTAGGTAAACAATCGACAGATTTTGATTTCGAGATTAGACATCTTCAAAAAATTGAAGGTGAGGCATGGATTGACTATCTTACTGAAAACTTTCCTGAAGCCAACTATATTGGCATGGGGGTTTTTCGAATCAAACTTGGAGAGGCCGAAATTGAATTTTCTTCTCCACGTCTTGAAGAATTTAATGATGAAATTGGCCATAAGAACTTTACTCCTAAGTTTTCAAGCATCCTGTCTTACGAGCAGTCATTTAAGCGAAGAGATATAAGAATTAATGCTATTGGTGCACAGTTTAGTGTAGTCGATGATAGAATCGAAATTGATATCATTGATCCTTTTGGTGGCCTTGCTGATATTGAAAATAAGAAAATTAATTATATCAATGCGGACTTCTTTAACGATCCAGTAAGACTTCTTAGAACTATTCGTTTTAGTATTAATACAGGCTTTGTAATAAATGAAGATGAAAACTTCTCTAAGTTTGATTTGCGAAAAATTTCTTCTCATTACTTAAAATATGAATCTTCAAAGTGTAATGACTGTCAGCAATTTGTAGAAACCTTTGTCTCCCTTGTTAAGCGCCATCATATCAAGTTACCTCAGGCTTTAAGCGAGATCGTTCATTTAGATGAGAATTACTTTATAAACGATATGAACTCAATTGAAGAAGTCGTTATGTATAATAATGCTGGCTTCAGTGAGGAGCTCTATGCATTTTTTGCAATTAAAAAAAACCAATACAAGAAAGTATTAAATTTTATTAATGCTAGAAATGCTCTTCTAAAAAAAGATCTTATTGAATTGCGAATTAATTTCATTAATGCAATGGCCGGACTAGGCAACGATAGTCGACTTAAACACTATGACTTATTTATAAAATTGAAAGACAAATTAAGTATGCACCGTTCAAAAGACTCTAGAAATAAGGCGATAAAGGCCATCGCAGAGAGTGAGCTAGGCAAAAAACTCCTAAATAAATAA
- a CDS encoding D-alanyl-D-alanine carboxypeptidase, giving the protein MFIIKSLLTIFITLSFAHATNHQAIEKKWLSVSKEFNLDPNEHGFCYIYQDKVYGKNAHLKARLASTSKPITSLMALETLGPNFQYETKIYSNGSSIHLEGSNDGMFSEEKIFYLIAALNANAITNLDTISFDENTPIFAIALRPYMSMSEAWYSKEYNIEQLQEYFNLSRNKKIQTRLKEFLQKTGEDRLRELGLPLKASAYKMRVDNVIFTNTNPLKDIKSTYLIKSPRLLNYLKFQNSVSHNWLSDITYKSYGAEKFSSWFLQNLVEEKLGNDYYQKRIGFSENEANVKLYTGSGLDSKIDGNRVDNYATCAIVLSSYIELENSLHQSGNSLEHTLPIAGIDIGTLSKRLNSQRNKGAILAKTGTLMNTKSLSGKISTQKGPVFFGYFHHVFKANGRDQYNAKIVQDLMTEFMIEEFGGAKKIKNYIKPKPFIPLEGTVEEI; this is encoded by the coding sequence ATGTTTATAATTAAGAGCTTACTTACTATATTTATCACACTATCTTTTGCTCATGCGACTAATCACCAAGCAATTGAAAAGAAGTGGTTATCCGTTTCAAAAGAATTTAACTTAGACCCAAACGAGCACGGCTTCTGCTATATTTATCAAGATAAAGTCTATGGCAAGAATGCACATTTGAAGGCCCGCCTAGCATCGACAAGTAAACCCATTACCTCACTTATGGCACTTGAAACATTAGGGCCAAATTTTCAATATGAAACTAAAATCTATTCTAATGGAAGTAGTATTCACCTAGAGGGTTCAAATGATGGAATGTTTAGTGAAGAGAAAATCTTTTATTTAATTGCAGCACTAAATGCAAACGCAATTACGAATCTCGATACAATTAGTTTTGATGAAAACACTCCTATTTTTGCCATTGCGCTAAGGCCATATATGAGTATGAGTGAAGCCTGGTATTCCAAAGAATATAATATAGAGCAGTTGCAAGAATACTTTAACTTGAGTCGTAATAAGAAAATTCAAACGCGACTAAAAGAGTTCTTACAAAAAACTGGAGAAGATAGACTAAGAGAATTAGGCCTTCCACTAAAGGCCTCCGCTTATAAAATGAGAGTTGACAACGTAATCTTCACAAATACAAACCCTCTTAAGGACATTAAATCAACTTATCTAATCAAGTCTCCTCGCCTGCTTAATTATTTAAAATTTCAAAACTCTGTCTCACACAATTGGCTATCTGATATTACCTATAAAAGCTATGGTGCAGAGAAATTCTCTAGCTGGTTTTTACAAAACCTAGTGGAAGAGAAGCTTGGAAATGACTACTATCAAAAGAGAATTGGTTTTAGTGAAAATGAAGCAAATGTGAAGCTCTATACAGGATCGGGACTTGATTCAAAGATCGATGGCAATAGAGTCGACAACTACGCCACCTGTGCCATTGTCTTAAGCTCTTATATCGAACTTGAAAATAGCTTACACCAATCAGGAAATTCACTTGAACACACTCTTCCTATTGCAGGCATTGATATTGGAACGCTTTCAAAGAGATTAAATTCACAAAGAAATAAAGGGGCCATTCTAGCGAAAACAGGAACCCTCATGAACACCAAATCACTATCTGGTAAAATTTCAACACAAAAAGGGCCAGTCTTCTTTGGCTACTTCCATCACGTGTTTAAGGCAAATGGCCGTGATCAATATAATGCTAAAATTGTTCAAGATCTAATGACAGAGTTTATGATTGAAGAATTTGGTGGTGCAAAGAAAATAAAGAATTATATAAAACCAAAACCTTTTATCCCATTAGAAGGCACAGTGGAAGAGATTTAA
- the fusA gene encoding elongation factor G, with protein MINNKLMAKTRNIGISAHIDSGKTTLSERILFYCDMIHKIEDVRGGGAGATMDHMELEKEKGITITSAATTAHWKGITGKGTTFADGVEKDTRVNLIDTPGHVDFTVEVERSLRVLDGAILVLCSVSGVQSQSITVDRQMKRYNVPRMAFLNKMDRMGANPFNGRDALKEKLNHNAVLMQIPIGAEDQFTGVVDLVTKQAMYFDGDNGENVRIEECPADLVEQMEELRSEMVDAVAEYDDEVMEAYLEGNEPTEEQLHMCIKKGVQSLQLTPVYMGSAFKNKGVQALLEAVARYLPSPLTCALPTAVDSDTDETVTINPDPAEDLLAMAFKITDEQFGQLTYTRIYRGTLNKGDTVYNTRTGKKVRIGRMVRMNSNDRENIDTAHAGDIIAIVGIDCASGDTFVGNDDNLNLSLEGIHVPIPVIELSISCKDKNEQAKMSKGLAKFIKEDPTFHVYTDEESGETRIAGMGELHLEIYVERLKREFGAEVQVGAPQVNYRETIRTEATFDYTHKKQTGGSGQFGQVVGLLKPLAEEDKDKEDQVFKFNNEIKGGSIPNEFIGACEKGFQDVMDKGPLAAFPVINCEVFLRDGKSHDVDSSDMAFRIAARQAMRQAINKAQPVLMEPVMKVEVTTPDEFQGSVIGDLSSRRGMIQGSETDPGGEVIINAEVPLSEMFGYSNDLRSMSQGKASYTMEFARYVDCPSNIQETVMKERKEKLANED; from the coding sequence ATGATTAACAACAAGCTGATGGCGAAAACGAGAAACATCGGTATTTCGGCGCACATCGACTCTGGTAAGACTACTCTTTCAGAGCGTATCCTTTTTTATTGTGACATGATCCACAAGATCGAAGATGTTCGTGGTGGTGGTGCTGGTGCAACTATGGACCACATGGAGCTAGAGAAGGAAAAAGGGATTACAATTACATCTGCTGCAACGACAGCACACTGGAAAGGTATTACAGGTAAAGGGACAACTTTTGCTGACGGTGTTGAGAAAGACACTCGTGTAAACCTAATCGATACTCCGGGTCACGTTGACTTCACTGTTGAGGTTGAAAGATCACTACGTGTACTAGATGGTGCAATCCTAGTTCTTTGTTCAGTATCTGGTGTTCAGTCTCAGTCAATCACTGTAGACAGACAGATGAAAAGATATAACGTTCCTAGAATGGCCTTCTTAAACAAGATGGACCGTATGGGAGCAAACCCATTTAATGGACGTGACGCACTTAAAGAAAAGCTAAACCACAATGCTGTTCTTATGCAAATCCCTATTGGTGCAGAAGATCAGTTCACAGGTGTTGTTGACTTAGTAACTAAGCAAGCAATGTACTTTGATGGTGATAACGGTGAAAACGTAAGAATCGAAGAATGTCCAGCTGATCTTGTTGAGCAGATGGAAGAACTAAGATCTGAAATGGTTGACGCTGTAGCTGAGTACGATGATGAAGTTATGGAAGCATACCTAGAAGGTAATGAGCCAACTGAAGAACAACTTCACATGTGTATTAAGAAAGGTGTTCAATCTCTTCAACTTACTCCTGTTTACATGGGGTCTGCATTCAAGAATAAAGGTGTTCAAGCACTTCTTGAAGCTGTTGCAAGATACCTTCCTTCACCACTTACTTGTGCTCTACCAACTGCTGTTGATTCAGATACAGATGAAACAGTTACAATTAATCCAGATCCAGCAGAAGATCTACTTGCGATGGCATTTAAGATCACTGATGAGCAATTTGGTCAGCTGACTTATACAAGAATCTATAGAGGTACACTAAATAAAGGTGATACTGTTTATAATACAAGAACTGGTAAAAAAGTACGTATCGGACGTATGGTTCGTATGAACTCTAACGATAGAGAGAATATCGATACAGCTCACGCTGGTGATATCATTGCTATCGTAGGTATCGACTGTGCATCAGGGGATACATTCGTAGGTAACGACGATAACTTAAACCTTTCTCTTGAAGGTATCCACGTTCCAATCCCTGTTATCGAGCTTTCGATTTCTTGTAAGGATAAGAACGAGCAAGCGAAAATGTCTAAAGGTCTTGCAAAATTTATTAAAGAAGACCCGACATTCCACGTATACACTGATGAAGAATCAGGTGAAACACGTATTGCTGGTATGGGTGAGCTACACCTTGAAATTTACGTAGAAAGATTAAAGCGTGAGTTCGGTGCAGAAGTACAAGTTGGTGCTCCTCAGGTTAACTACCGTGAAACAATCAGAACTGAAGCTACTTTTGATTACACTCACAAGAAGCAAACTGGTGGTTCTGGTCAATTTGGTCAGGTTGTTGGTCTACTTAAGCCTCTTGCTGAAGAAGATAAGGATAAAGAAGATCAGGTATTTAAATTCAATAACGAAATTAAAGGTGGTTCGATTCCTAACGAATTCATCGGTGCCTGTGAAAAAGGTTTCCAAGACGTTATGGATAAAGGTCCTCTTGCTGCATTCCCAGTTATTAACTGTGAAGTATTCTTAAGAGACGGTAAGTCACACGACGTTGACTCTTCAGATATGGCATTCCGTATTGCTGCAAGACAAGCGATGAGACAAGCTATCAACAAAGCACAACCAGTTCTTATGGAACCAGTTATGAAAGTTGAAGTTACAACTCCAGATGAATTCCAAGGTTCTGTAATTGGTGACCTTTCTTCAAGAAGAGGGATGATCCAAGGTTCAGAAACTGATCCGGGTGGAGAAGTTATCATCAACGCTGAAGTACCACTTTCAGAGATGTTTGGTTACTCAAATGACCTAAGATCGATGTCTCAAGGTAAAGCATCATACACGATGGAATTTGCAAGATACGTTGACTGTCCTTCAAATATTCAAGAGACAGTTATGAAAGAACGTAAAGAGAAATTAGCAAACGAAGATTAA
- a CDS encoding LysR family transcriptional regulator, with translation MLETSQLQTLVAVARAESFSRAAEDLNVTQSAISQSVKNLETKIGVKAFKRTGKKVVLTQEGEKLYELATNFLNDMDETLVQIKDNKDEMKGKIRIGTLTGVGKSWLANELLTFAENEKDLSIHISLGFQEDLIKSFEENKIDFLVLPEGALPKSGEKLLLSEEAVTLVYPKGNPFNITEQTSLDELTKMPTVLFEQGDRLYYNWCVAKYGKKPKKVNVRYSINSHGNMLQAVKSGLGIAVVPNHVLKRWYYSDEIETLGKAFEVSNDRFYIVYHKESTELVRIRKTIEMLTKEANPFL, from the coding sequence ATGCTAGAAACAAGCCAATTACAAACACTCGTGGCCGTGGCCCGTGCAGAAAGCTTTTCTCGTGCAGCCGAGGACCTAAATGTAACTCAATCTGCCATCTCTCAATCTGTTAAGAATTTAGAGACTAAAATAGGCGTTAAGGCCTTTAAGAGAACTGGTAAGAAGGTTGTTCTAACTCAAGAAGGTGAGAAGCTCTATGAGCTTGCAACAAACTTTCTTAATGATATGGATGAAACCCTTGTCCAAATTAAAGATAATAAAGATGAAATGAAAGGAAAGATACGCATCGGTACTCTTACTGGTGTTGGGAAATCTTGGCTTGCTAATGAGCTTTTAACTTTTGCTGAGAATGAAAAAGACCTTTCAATTCATATCTCTCTAGGCTTTCAAGAAGATTTAATTAAGAGTTTTGAAGAGAATAAAATCGACTTTCTTGTACTTCCTGAAGGGGCACTACCTAAGTCTGGTGAAAAGCTACTACTAAGTGAAGAGGCCGTTACGCTTGTTTACCCTAAGGGAAACCCTTTTAATATTACAGAACAAACTTCATTAGATGAATTAACTAAGATGCCTACTGTGCTTTTTGAGCAAGGTGATCGTCTTTATTACAACTGGTGTGTGGCAAAGTATGGGAAGAAGCCTAAGAAGGTAAATGTCCGCTACTCTATAAACTCTCACGGAAATATGTTACAGGCAGTAAAGAGTGGTCTTGGGATCGCTGTGGTTCCAAATCACGTTCTAAAGCGTTGGTACTATAGTGATGAGATTGAAACTCTAGGTAAAGCATTTGAGGTTTCTAATGACCGCTTCTATATTGTCTACCATAAGGAATCGACAGAACTTGTACGTATTAGAAAAACAATTGAAATGCTGACTAAAGAGGCCAACCCATTTCTTTAA